The Thermodesulfobacteriota bacterium region GAAAGATGCTTTACTTCGACCCCCGTCTCTCCGCATCCAATCTGATTTCCTGTAATACCTGCCACAACCTGGGAACCGGAGGAGTCGACCTTCAGGAAACATCGGTTGGGCACGGATGGCAGAAGGGCCCTAGAAATGCGCCCACTGTTTTTAACGCGGTGTTTAACATCGCTCAATTCTGGGATGGACGCGCCAAAGACCTGGAAGAGCAGGCAAAAGGACCGGTACAAGCGTCGGTGGAGATGAGTAACAACCCAGAGCGTGTTATTGCTACATTGAATAGCATGCCTCAATATGTGGACCTATTCAAAAAAGCATTTCCCGATGATAATTCGCCGGTCACATTCGATAATACGGCTAAGGCAATCGAAGCCTTTGAAGCCACCTTACTAACACCAAACTCTCGATTTGACAAATATTTGGGAGGAGATACCAGTGCTCTCAACGTTGAGGAAAAAGAAGGGCTCAAACTTTTTATGGAAAAGGGTTGTGCTGGTTGCCATAACGGTGTCAACGTGGGTGGCAGCGGTTATTTCCCCTTTGGTGTGGTAGAAAGACCCGGCGCCGACATACTTCCTCCGGGCGATAAGGGTCGCTTCATGGTTACGAAGACGGCAAGCGACGAGTATGTGTTCAAAGTCCCTTCCTTAAGAAACATCGAACTTACACCCCCCTACTTCCACTCGGGGAAAGTCTGGAGTTTAAGGGAGGCTGTATCGGTCATGGGGTCCGCACAGTTGGGAATCGCGCTAACCGACAGTGAAATCGATACCATCACCGCTTTTCTAAAAACTCTGACCGGGGATCAACCTGAAGTTGAGTATCCTATTTTACCGCCCAATACCGATGATACCCCGCGCCCTATTCTGGAAATTCTGAAAGAAAGTACTGTAGGACATTAGAAAGAAAAAAGAAGGGGTACTGCTGATATGACACCAAAACGCATTGTAATTGTTGGTTCAAATTTCGCCGGGTTTACGGCGGCCATGGAGTTGGCCAAACGTCTTAACGGACGTCATAAGATTGTCGTAATATCCCGAAGCGACAAATTCGTTTTTATCCCTTCCCTCATTTGGGTACCTTTTGGCAAAAGAAAAGAGGAAAACATCTCTTTCCCTTTAGCACCTATCTATAAGAAGAAGGGGATTCAGTTCATACACGCTGAAGCTCTGCGATTTGACCTGAATCAGCATGTTGTAGAAACGACAGATGGAGACATAAGCTACGATTATCTATTGATTGCCACTGGACCTAAGCCCGATTACGATATGATTTCTGGCCTTGGTCCCGAACATGGTCATACTGTTTCCATCTGCACATTGGAACACGCAGAGGGAGCAGCAAAAGCTTGGGAGCAACTTCTGTTAGATCCCGGTCCGGTTGTAATTGGCGCAACTCAAGGCGCCGCCTGTTTCGGTGCGTCTTATGAGTTCCTGCTCAATGTAAGATACCAACTTGCTAAGAATGGACTCGAAAAGAGTTGCCCGATAACTTTTGTAACTGCCGAGCCCTTCCTCGGTCACTTCGGTATAGGAGGTTTTGGAAAAGCACAGGAGATGGTCGAGGGGTTCTTTAAAAAGCTTGGTATCAAGGCAATCACAAACGCAGCTATTGAGCAGGTGGGGCCGGATACCATACATCTTGGAGATGGACAGAAGCTTCCATTCAAGTTTGCGATGCTGATCCCACGTTTTTTGGGAGTTGATGCTGTCAGAAATTCTCCCGGATTGGGTAACGCCTCGGGCTTTATAGAAGTAGACGACGCATATAGAATGCCCGCTCATCCTGAGATATACGCAGCAGGGGTAGCAGTAGCCGTCAAACCTCCTGGGCCAACACCCGTTCCTATTGGTGTGCCGAAGACCGGATACAACTCAGAAGAAATGGCGCGTGTTGCAGCTCATAATATTGCCTCAGCCATCGAGGGTGGCTCTGAGATAAGGCTGCCCTTTTCTGCTATGGATGCCAAGTGTATTCTTGATGCGGGAAGTACAGGGATCATCATGCTATCAGACCGAATTCTAGCGCCGCGCAAACACCAGTGGCTTATCCCAGGACCGGAAGCGCATTGGGCAAAAGTGGCTTTTGAAAAGTACTTTCTTGCAACACGACGGAGGGGCCGTGTCTAGGTTTATAAAGAGTTGGAAATGATATTACCTAGTTTCCCGGAAGAAATAAGTTAAAGCCTTTATCTCTTCTTCCAACTCTTTACTTAATTTTACTCTTTGAATTCGGAATGCATACTCAGGTTTAAATTTATTGCATAACCTAATTGTCTTTCGTAGCGTGTTTAGAAATGCTTTACACGGTTTGCAATTTTTTATATGCCTGTCGATTTGGTCACGTAAAGAATCATTAAGCTCTTTATCAACGTATTTTGAGAGAGATGAAAATATATTTTTACAACTTAGCCCCTTTTTCCTCTTCAACTCTTTCTCCCTTCTCATAAATCGGATTAAGATATTTAGAAAGCTCGTTTCTCATAAACAATCTTGCACGGTGAAGCCTGACCTTTACATTAGTTTCACTTATTCCCACGATCTCTGAAACCTCTTTTGTCGAAAGACCCTCCATATCACGCAGCACTAAAACCAATCTGTAATCGAGTGGAAGTTCGAGCAATGCCTTTTGAATAATATGATGGTTTTCTTTTTCAAGAATCAATTTATCCGGGATCCTAGACCAATCAGGTATATCTAATGTTTGTACCTCTCCGTTCTCATTTCTAGGTAAGAGCTCGTTGATTGAACTCATATATCTCGGCTCGTATTTTCCCTTACGCCTATTCATAAGACACGCATTTTTAGCAACCTTGTATAACCAAACTCTTAAGACTTTAGTATCATTAAATTTCAGCTTTCTGGCACCCTGAAAAAACCGAACGAGCACCTCTTGCATGGTATCCTCAGCATCCTGTACGTGGCCACCACAAACCTTCATACCGAAGGAAAGCACCGTTTGCTGAGCCTCTTTTAAAAACCTATTGATGGCATTAGATTTATTTTCTCTAATGTCATTTAAGAGTCGAGTTATCTTTTCTGCAGAAGTCCTTCTCTTTTGTAACTTTTCCATAAGCTTTGCATTTATTATAATAGAAGAATCAAATGATATAAAATGAAAGGAGGGTGTTATGTCTAAGAAAGGGGAATTCATTCGTGGACTCAATGAAGACCTGGCCGCCGAATGGGGAACTGTTATCAGATACACTTACCAGGCCAGCAAATCATTTGGACTTATAGGTGCAGAACTGCGTGAGATTTTACAAAAGGAAGTGCAGGACGAACTAGGTCATGCCACATTTCTTACAGAGGTAATCACAGACCTTGGTGGCGAACCTACTACGACACCTAAAGAATTTGCCAAACCGGAAGGTCTTAAAGCCATGCTTGAATTAGACCTTGAGATGGAACTTAATGACATTGAGAACTATAAGAGGCGTGCCAAGCAGGCTGAGGAATTAGGCGAAATAGAACTGAAGGTCAAATTAGAGGAGATAGCCGCTGACGAGGCCGGCCACGCACGTGAGTTAAGGCGACTTCTTAAAGGTTTATAGCTGTTCTAAAGGTATAAGATACGGTACATAACAACAAGTAAAATAACTTGTAACTTATTTATGCCCTTTTGCATTTATTATGGAGGTGAGTAATACAAAGGCAAATTTTGTAAAGCTATTTTTTGCTTGCTTAGCCTGCGTTTGTGCTATAGGTTCGATAGTCTATCTCGTGAAGTGGTTCTTTTAGCATTGCACTAATCCTTTGAAAAAG contains the following coding sequences:
- a CDS encoding cytochrome-c peroxidase codes for the protein MKWVILIVLGFLVVIEGAWAQQDEMLKKTQSLFKPIPDAPPELKDNPVTPEKLELGKMLYFDPRLSASNLISCNTCHNLGTGGVDLQETSVGHGWQKGPRNAPTVFNAVFNIAQFWDGRAKDLEEQAKGPVQASVEMSNNPERVIATLNSMPQYVDLFKKAFPDDNSPVTFDNTAKAIEAFEATLLTPNSRFDKYLGGDTSALNVEEKEGLKLFMEKGCAGCHNGVNVGGSGYFPFGVVERPGADILPPGDKGRFMVTKTASDEYVFKVPSLRNIELTPPYFHSGKVWSLREAVSVMGSAQLGIALTDSEIDTITAFLKTLTGDQPEVEYPILPPNTDDTPRPILEILKESTVGH
- a CDS encoding sigma-70 family RNA polymerase sigma factor; the protein is MEKLQKRRTSAEKITRLLNDIRENKSNAINRFLKEAQQTVLSFGMKVCGGHVQDAEDTMQEVLVRFFQGARKLKFNDTKVLRVWLYKVAKNACLMNRRKGKYEPRYMSSINELLPRNENGEVQTLDIPDWSRIPDKLILEKENHHIIQKALLELPLDYRLVLVLRDMEGLSTKEVSEIVGISETNVKVRLHRARLFMRNELSKYLNPIYEKGERVEEEKGAKL
- a CDS encoding FAD-dependent oxidoreductase produces the protein MTPKRIVIVGSNFAGFTAAMELAKRLNGRHKIVVISRSDKFVFIPSLIWVPFGKRKEENISFPLAPIYKKKGIQFIHAEALRFDLNQHVVETTDGDISYDYLLIATGPKPDYDMISGLGPEHGHTVSICTLEHAEGAAKAWEQLLLDPGPVVIGATQGAACFGASYEFLLNVRYQLAKNGLEKSCPITFVTAEPFLGHFGIGGFGKAQEMVEGFFKKLGIKAITNAAIEQVGPDTIHLGDGQKLPFKFAMLIPRFLGVDAVRNSPGLGNASGFIEVDDAYRMPAHPEIYAAGVAVAVKPPGPTPVPIGVPKTGYNSEEMARVAAHNIASAIEGGSEIRLPFSAMDAKCILDAGSTGIIMLSDRILAPRKHQWLIPGPEAHWAKVAFEKYFLATRRRGRV
- a CDS encoding ferritin-like domain-containing protein; its protein translation is MSKKGEFIRGLNEDLAAEWGTVIRYTYQASKSFGLIGAELREILQKEVQDELGHATFLTEVITDLGGEPTTTPKEFAKPEGLKAMLELDLEMELNDIENYKRRAKQAEELGEIELKVKLEEIAADEAGHARELRRLLKGL